From Flavobacterium arcticum, the proteins below share one genomic window:
- a CDS encoding serine hydrolase domain-containing protein: MKKISQIFLITLFLTLSVGVKAQSVEMKFQQVLDSVYTANKDAVGIMIHVEAPDKNISWTSAVGYANKETQEAINKNQPAIIASNTKTYVAVAIVKLIENGKLQLNQPIADLINPKTKELLIADGYKVNQITIKHLLSHTSGIADYVNDAYFAFIFEHQDYHWTRDEQIQFAVENANPLAEAGKTYSYADTNYLLLTEIIEHKTKKPFYTAIRELLEFKKHQLNATWFYSLEKYPKNVLPLVHQYYSKYGLKVADLHPSFDLYGGGGLTATTKDLAMFFQLLFEGKIVKDKKLLEQMHTYVLPQEESRYCLGLQNINFHGMHAYYHGGFWGTDCMYVPELNTTISVYTLEKSKRELNAEISNTILQIIKQ; encoded by the coding sequence ATGAAAAAAATATCCCAAATTTTCCTGATTACTTTATTTTTAACCCTTTCAGTAGGAGTTAAAGCCCAATCGGTAGAAATGAAATTTCAACAGGTGTTAGATTCGGTTTATACTGCCAATAAGGATGCTGTTGGGATTATGATTCATGTTGAAGCACCCGATAAAAATATTTCTTGGACATCGGCTGTGGGGTATGCCAATAAAGAAACTCAAGAAGCTATAAATAAGAACCAACCCGCTATTATTGCTAGTAATACCAAAACGTATGTTGCGGTTGCTATCGTTAAACTCATTGAGAATGGTAAGTTGCAATTAAATCAGCCAATAGCCGATTTAATTAATCCTAAAACAAAAGAGCTTCTTATAGCTGACGGTTATAAGGTTAACCAAATTACAATAAAGCATTTGCTTTCGCATACCTCAGGAATTGCCGATTATGTAAATGATGCCTATTTTGCATTTATATTTGAGCATCAGGATTATCATTGGACGAGAGATGAACAAATACAATTTGCTGTTGAAAACGCAAACCCTTTAGCCGAAGCAGGTAAAACTTATAGCTATGCAGATACTAATTATTTATTACTTACAGAAATTATAGAGCATAAAACCAAGAAGCCTTTTTATACTGCCATTAGAGAACTGCTCGAATTTAAAAAACACCAGCTTAATGCTACATGGTTTTACAGCTTAGAAAAATACCCAAAAAATGTTTTGCCTTTAGTGCATCAATATTATAGTAAATATGGGCTAAAAGTCGCTGATTTACATCCATCTTTCGATTTATATGGTGGTGGTGGGTTGACTGCAACAACTAAAGATTTGGCAATGTTCTTTCAGTTGTTGTTTGAAGGTAAGATTGTAAAAGACAAAAAGCTGTTAGAGCAAATGCATACTTATGTGCTACCACAAGAAGAATCACGATATTGTTTGGGGCTTCAAAATATTAATTTCCACGGTATGCATGCTTATTATCACGGTGGTTTTTGGGGTACAGATTGTATGTATGTTCCTGAGCTTAACACTACTATTTCGGTATATACATTAGAGAAAAGTAAACGCGAACTCAATGCCGAAATAAGCAATACAATACTTCAAATTATTAAGCAATAA
- the recJ gene encoding single-stranded-DNA-specific exonuclease RecJ: protein MRWTLKPNPDTQKTQHLTKALNVDNTIATLLLQRGIETFEEAKQFFRPSLSDLHDPYLMRDMDKAVQRIETAIANGENILVFGDYDVDGTTAVSLVSSYLRSYYPNVDTYIPDRYKEGYGVSVAGIDYADDNGCILIIALDCGIKAIDKVAYAKTKGIDFIICDHHRPSDTLPNAVAILDPKREDCNYPYDELCGCGVGFKLIQALGVNRGQTINHLIPYLDLVATAIAADIVPITGENRTLAKFGLEVINSHPRAGIKALIQNIKKPTLTISDVVFTIAPRINAAGRIKHGNDAVALLTEFNMMQATEFAAQIEALNVDRKNLDKQITAEALLQIERNSEQDKYTTVVYNKEWHKGVIGIVASRLIETHYRPTLVFTKSGDKLAASARSVSGFDVYNALEACAEHIEQFGGHKYAAGLTLQEENYEAFKQKFEEVVTATIHPDMRVPEIKIDMELNFEQITPKFNRILKQFEPFGPGNMSPIFLTQGIKDTGFGKPIGDGTHLKLFVQQENSEGFAAIGFGLASKMEIACSGAAFDAVYSVDENTWNGETTLQLRLRDIKSEN, encoded by the coding sequence ATGCGCTGGACTTTAAAACCAAACCCCGATACTCAAAAAACACAACACCTTACCAAAGCATTAAATGTAGATAATACCATTGCTACACTATTATTACAACGTGGTATTGAAACATTTGAAGAGGCGAAACAATTTTTCCGTCCGTCGTTAAGTGATTTGCACGATCCCTACCTAATGCGGGATATGGATAAAGCCGTGCAGCGCATTGAAACGGCTATTGCTAACGGCGAAAACATCTTGGTTTTTGGCGATTATGATGTAGATGGTACTACGGCGGTATCGTTGGTATCGTCTTACCTTCGGTCGTACTACCCGAATGTAGATACTTATATTCCTGATAGGTATAAAGAAGGTTATGGCGTTTCTGTAGCGGGTATCGACTATGCCGATGATAACGGCTGTATCTTAATAATAGCATTAGATTGTGGTATAAAAGCAATAGATAAAGTAGCCTATGCCAAGACTAAAGGCATCGACTTTATTATATGCGACCATCACCGCCCTAGCGATACACTACCCAATGCAGTTGCGATACTCGACCCTAAGCGTGAAGATTGTAATTACCCTTATGACGAACTGTGCGGTTGCGGAGTAGGCTTTAAGCTGATACAAGCCTTGGGGGTAAACAGAGGGCAAACTATTAACCATTTAATCCCTTATCTCGACTTGGTAGCTACTGCTATTGCTGCCGATATTGTGCCTATAACAGGCGAGAACCGTACGCTGGCAAAATTTGGGTTAGAGGTTATTAATAGCCATCCAAGAGCAGGTATAAAAGCACTAATACAAAATATAAAAAAGCCTACACTTACCATAAGCGATGTGGTGTTTACTATAGCACCACGCATTAATGCAGCAGGACGTATAAAGCATGGTAACGATGCGGTGGCATTACTTACAGAATTTAACATGATGCAAGCAACTGAGTTTGCAGCACAAATTGAGGCTCTAAATGTCGATAGAAAAAACCTTGATAAACAAATTACAGCCGAGGCATTACTACAAATAGAGCGCAACAGCGAGCAAGATAAATATACTACGGTAGTATATAATAAGGAGTGGCACAAAGGTGTAATAGGTATTGTGGCATCACGACTTATAGAAACCCATTACCGCCCTACGCTAGTGTTTACTAAAAGTGGCGATAAACTGGCAGCTTCGGCACGCTCTGTTTCAGGGTTCGATGTCTATAATGCCCTCGAAGCTTGTGCCGAACATATAGAACAGTTTGGCGGACACAAGTATGCTGCAGGACTTACGCTGCAAGAAGAAAACTATGAAGCATTCAAACAAAAATTTGAAGAAGTAGTAACGGCTACTATACATCCTGATATGCGTGTTCCTGAAATAAAAATAGATATGGAGCTGAATTTTGAGCAAATAACGCCTAAGTTTAACAGGATACTAAAGCAGTTTGAGCCTTTTGGTCCAGGTAATATGTCGCCTATATTTTTAACTCAAGGTATAAAAGATACTGGTTTTGGTAAGCCTATAGGCGATGGTACTCATTTAAAACTCTTTGTGCAACAAGAAAATTCAGAAGGTTTTGCAGCGATAGGTTTTGGTTTGGCGAGTAAAATGGAAATAGCTTGTAGCGGAGCTGCTTTTGATGCGGTTTATTCGGTAGATGAGAATACTTGGAACGGCGAAACTACCTTACAATTAAGGCTTAGGGATATAAAAAGTGAAAATTAA
- a CDS encoding UDP-2,3-diacylglucosamine diphosphatase, which yields MTDTKKIYFASDQHFGAPTPEKSFPREQKFVAWLDEVKKDAEAIFLLGDLFDFWFEYKTVVPKGFVRVLGKLAELRDSGIPIYFFIGNHDLWMDDYFEKELNIPVYHRPQEFTFNNKLFLIGHGDGLGPGDKGYKRMKKVFTNPFSKWLFRWLHPDVGVRLGQYLSVKNKLISGDEDVKFLGEENEWLVLYSKRKLETKHYDYFIFGHRHLPMTINVGENSKYINLGDWIGYFTYGVFDGKNFELKEFKN from the coding sequence ATGACTGATACCAAAAAAATATACTTTGCATCCGATCAACATTTTGGAGCACCTACACCCGAAAAAAGTTTCCCGAGAGAACAAAAATTTGTAGCTTGGCTAGATGAAGTAAAAAAAGATGCCGAGGCTATTTTTCTTTTAGGTGACCTTTTTGACTTTTGGTTTGAATATAAAACCGTAGTACCAAAAGGTTTTGTAAGGGTATTAGGTAAGCTTGCTGAATTGAGAGATTCGGGCATTCCTATCTATTTTTTTATTGGCAATCATGATTTATGGATGGATGATTATTTTGAAAAAGAACTCAATATACCTGTATATCATCGTCCGCAAGAATTTACTTTTAATAACAAACTTTTCCTTATAGGGCATGGCGACGGTTTAGGACCTGGCGATAAAGGGTATAAACGAATGAAAAAGGTTTTTACCAATCCTTTTTCAAAATGGCTATTTAGGTGGTTGCACCCTGACGTTGGCGTAAGGCTAGGGCAATACCTCTCGGTTAAAAATAAGTTGATTTCTGGCGATGAAGACGTGAAGTTTTTAGGCGAAGAAAACGAATGGCTAGTACTATACAGTAAACGCAAACTAGAAACTAAACACTACGATTATTTTATATTTGGGCATCGTCACTTACCTATGACTATAAATGTAGGCGAAAACTCAAAATACATAAATCTAGGCGACTGGATAGGCTATTTTACCTACGGTGTTTTTGATGGTAAAAATTTTGAGCTAAAAGAATTTAAAAACTAA
- a CDS encoding AAA family ATPase translates to MYVHFNFNATNLEAFPVELGVVNKEFNIDDNNVLTKIHYYSNENPIIDLESLRGGLEGVKNINLLIGSNNSGKSRFLRALFKEANRITISKNQISLIDEYNELLKDIIVGKKVSYTDRTGQDIQSFWEENIYAYDRVNEQIDIKNQLGKIRAVYKDRQSHIEDISDSEYNGIVVCINAIDKILSFIDNVRTNSNFKPKDKLYIPVYRTLVEDEGFQRQVFEKIIENKYGINKNIFTGQRLYTEVLKKHTSSRIIELDAFSEWIKKNFNENKNVRIIPDDESSNILLNIDGDLTPVYDLGDGVQQLILLMFPIYTAEDGTWFFIEEPETHLHPGLQRIFIETLLNDEHLKKKNLRFFFTTHSNHFLDISLDHEEISIFQFEKESSEKFNIKTNVKPSKEILDLLGVNTSSVFLANTSIWVEGPTDRKYISKWLKLYCEHKGLPYLKEDIDFAFFEYGGNLIEHYLFDKSFDEDVTEAQVRKKIKAFALSNKVYLLADNDNVEEGSAKYKRRENLQGISDKNFKYQNTEYREIENLLPVKIIKDFIPELVKQHEGYESIGLNRSDYYNKGLGDYFESILKPNFDCKKFKAPSGTLNNLYKNKLCDFFVNGNYNYSDLIKENQQLEEVIENLYSFIVSK, encoded by the coding sequence ATGTATGTACATTTTAATTTTAATGCCACAAACTTAGAAGCTTTTCCTGTAGAGTTAGGGGTGGTAAATAAAGAATTTAATATAGATGATAATAACGTTCTAACTAAAATTCATTATTATTCTAACGAAAACCCTATAATAGATTTAGAATCTTTGAGAGGAGGGCTAGAAGGAGTTAAAAATATTAACTTGTTAATTGGGAGTAATAATTCTGGTAAGAGTAGGTTTTTGAGAGCTCTATTTAAAGAGGCGAATAGAATTACGATTTCGAAAAATCAAATATCCTTAATAGATGAGTATAATGAATTATTAAAAGATATAATTGTTGGAAAAAAAGTATCCTATACTGATAGGACAGGACAAGATATTCAAAGTTTTTGGGAAGAAAACATATATGCCTATGATAGAGTAAATGAGCAAATTGATATCAAAAATCAATTAGGTAAAATCAGGGCTGTTTATAAAGATAGGCAATCTCATATAGAAGATATATCTGATTCAGAGTATAATGGGATTGTAGTATGTATTAATGCTATAGATAAAATTCTCTCTTTTATAGATAACGTTCGTACAAATTCAAATTTTAAACCAAAGGATAAACTATACATACCAGTATATAGGACTTTAGTTGAAGATGAAGGGTTTCAGCGTCAGGTTTTTGAAAAAATTATTGAAAATAAGTATGGTATTAATAAGAATATATTTACTGGGCAAAGATTATATACAGAAGTATTAAAGAAGCACACATCATCGCGGATAATAGAACTAGATGCATTTAGCGAATGGATAAAAAAGAATTTTAATGAGAATAAAAATGTTAGAATTATTCCAGATGATGAGAGTAGCAATATATTATTAAATATTGATGGTGATTTGACTCCGGTTTATGATTTAGGAGATGGAGTTCAACAGTTAATTTTATTGATGTTTCCCATTTATACAGCAGAAGATGGAACATGGTTTTTTATAGAAGAACCCGAAACACATTTACATCCCGGATTGCAGAGAATATTCATTGAAACACTTTTAAATGATGAACATTTAAAGAAAAAAAACTTACGTTTTTTCTTTACTACACACTCAAATCATTTTTTGGATATTTCTCTTGATCATGAAGAAATCTCTATATTTCAATTTGAAAAAGAAAGTTCTGAAAAATTTAATATTAAAACGAATGTTAAGCCAAGTAAAGAAATTCTCGATTTATTAGGGGTAAATACATCATCAGTTTTTTTGGCAAATACTTCTATTTGGGTAGAAGGTCCTACCGATAGAAAATATATTTCTAAATGGCTTAAACTGTATTGTGAACACAAAGGGTTGCCTTATTTAAAAGAAGATATTGATTTTGCTTTCTTTGAGTATGGAGGCAACTTAATAGAACATTACCTTTTTGATAAAAGTTTTGATGAAGATGTTACAGAGGCACAGGTTAGGAAAAAAATAAAAGCATTTGCATTGTCTAATAAAGTTTATTTATTAGCAGACAATGATAATGTAGAAGAAGGGAGTGCAAAATATAAACGAAGGGAAAATTTACAGGGTATTTCAGATAAGAATTTTAAATACCAAAATACTGAATATCGAGAAATTGAAAACTTACTACCAGTTAAAATAATTAAAGACTTTATTCCAGAATTGGTTAAACAACATGAGGGGTACGAAAGCATAGGGCTTAATAGGTCTGATTATTATAATAAAGGGTTAGGGGATTATTTCGAGTCTATTTTGAAACCAAATTTTGACTGTAAGAAGTTTAAAGCTCCTAGCGGAACACTAAATAATCTTTATAAGAACAAGTTGTGTGACTTTTTTGTCAATGGTAATTATAACTATTCTGATTTGATTAAAGAAAATCAACAATTAGAAGAAGTTATTGAAAACTTATATAGTTTTATAGTTAGTAAATAG
- the rsmI gene encoding 16S rRNA (cytidine(1402)-2'-O)-methyltransferase: MSKLYIVPTPIGNLEDMTFRAIKVLKEADLILAEDTRTSGKLMKHFEIGTHMQSHHMHNEHKTVENIVKRLQMGETIALISDAGTPAISDPGFLLTRACVENNIDVECLPGATAFVPALVNSGLPNDKFVFEGFLPDKKGRQTRFLALAEETRTIIFYVSPHKLVKTLGEFVQYFGENRPVSVSRELSKMHEETIRGTATEVLAHFEAHASKGEIVAVVGGKSGK; this comes from the coding sequence ATGAGTAAACTTTATATTGTTCCTACGCCTATAGGCAACCTTGAAGATATGACCTTTAGAGCTATAAAAGTGCTAAAGGAAGCCGACCTGATACTCGCCGAAGATACCCGAACGAGTGGTAAACTCATGAAGCATTTTGAGATAGGTACACACATGCAAAGCCACCACATGCACAACGAGCATAAAACGGTAGAGAATATCGTGAAACGCTTACAGATGGGCGAAACTATTGCGCTAATATCTGATGCGGGAACCCCTGCAATATCAGATCCCGGTTTTTTACTTACCCGTGCCTGTGTAGAAAATAATATTGACGTAGAATGCCTGCCAGGTGCTACGGCTTTTGTGCCTGCATTGGTAAATAGTGGATTGCCTAATGATAAATTTGTTTTTGAGGGTTTCTTGCCCGATAAAAAAGGAAGGCAAACGCGTTTTCTTGCCCTTGCCGAAGAAACCCGTACTATTATTTTTTATGTATCGCCGCACAAGCTGGTAAAAACGTTGGGTGAGTTTGTACAATACTTTGGCGAAAATCGCCCAGTATCAGTATCGCGAGAGTTGAGCAAAATGCACGAAGAAACCATTCGCGGTACAGCTACAGAGGTGCTAGCGCATTTTGAAGCACACGCCTCAAAAGGGGAAATTGTTGCTGTTGTGGGAGGGAAGTCTGGGAAGTAA